CTGCAGACCGTAAAGATTGTCCAGAACGGCACTACAAAGAGAGTCAAGCTCTGTACTAAGTGCATCAAAAAGGGTAATTTTCAGAAAGCCATCTAGTACTGGGGCTCACGTCGCCCCCTCCACCAGCAGAGCTGTCGGAGCCTCCCCCTCTCGCTCATGAATGAGCTGAGGATCATCTTAAACCGGATAGCGTCGCCCCCTCCGTAAGCAGAGCTGTCGGAGCCTCCCCCTCTCGCTCATGAATGAGCTGAGGATGTCGCTTTCACTTCATAAAACTGTTGGGCTTATTGCGCGCCGCTCAATGCTTTTGAAGTTCTTCCCGTGCAACTATTCTCTATTTCACCATTTTACTGTGTTATCGGCGCCGTCCTTTATGGTGAGCCCCCTCTCACCCGCTCCACCGATCTCACACCCTTAATTTTCTGAATCGATTTTATGACCTTCTGCAACTGCCCGGTATGTGCGATCTCCACCTCATACAAACCCGCTGCCGATCTGTCAGGATACGCTGTGGCCTGGGCGCTGACGATGTTAATTTTGTTGGAAGCGATGGTCGTGCTGATATCGGAAAGGAGCCCCTTCCTGTCAGAGCCTACGACCTTCAACCTCACAGGATAGGTAAAGTCCTTGGTAAGCTGCCACGAAACATCTATTTTTCTCTGCTCATCATAGGTGTGAATGTTTGGACAGTCCTCCACGTGGATGGTGAGACCCCGGCCCCTGGTGATAAAACCCACGATCTTGTCGCCGGGTATAGGATTACAGCACTTCCCGAACCGCACTACCAGGCTGTCCACCCCTTGTACCTTGATCGCGTTGTCTTTGCTCCGGCTGATGGTTTTGATAATGTGCTTGATGCCGCTCGCTTTCTCCGTCTCCGGGATGACCTTACTCAACACCTGAAGCGGTGTATACAGCCCGTACCCCACACCTGCAAATAGGTCCTCGACCGTTTCAAAACCAAAATCCTTGGTGATGGTCTGAAGTTCGGGGGATTTGAGGAACTTGTTAAAATTGATATCGTGCTTCGCCAGTTCTTTTTCAACGAGGGTTCTGCCGAGTTCGATGCTTCGCTCTCTCTGTTCCGTCTTGATCCATTGCCTGATCTTGGTCTTCGCCTTTGAGGTGGTCACGAAGTTGAGCCAGTCTTTGCTCGGCCTATGAGAAGGATTTGTCAGTATCTCCACGGTGTCGCCGCTTTTCAAAAGATAGCGAAGAGGCACAATCTTGCCATTCACCTTGGCACCCACGCACCGATGCCCCAGGTCTGAGTGGATCGCGTACGCCAGGTCTACCGGCGTTGCGCCCTTTGGAAGCTCCCTCACGTCGCCCTTTGGCGTAAATACGTAGACCTCATCAGGGAAGAGATCTATCTTGAAGATCTCCATAAATTCCTTGTTGTCCTTCAACTCCTGCTGCCATTCTATAATCCGTCTCAACCACGCAAAAATCCTGTCTTCCTTGGGGTTGAAGACCTTACCCTCCTTGTACTTCCAGTGGGCAGCGATCCCTTCTTCGGCAATCTTGTGCATCTCACGGGTACGTATCTGGATTTCAATCTTTTCGCCGTGGGGGCCTATAACCTTGGTGTGGAGGGACTGATACATGTTCCCCTTGGGTAGTGCTATGTAGTCGCTGAACTTGCCCGGTATGGGTTTAAAGAAGGAATGGATGAGCCCCAGGGCCTCGTAGCACTCTTTGATATCGTTAACGATGACCCTGAATGCAGTGATGTCATAGATGTCGTCGACATTTATTCCTTCCTGAACCATTTTCCGGTATATGCTGTACAGACGTTTTGCCCGTCCTGAGATTTCGGCCTGAAGATGATACAGGTCGAATCTCTGTCGCAATAACGCGATAACTTCGCCGATATATTCTTCCCTTTGCTTTCTTTTCTGAGCGATGTTCTCTGCGATGAGCCTGTATTCGGCCGGTTTGAGGTATTTGAATGAGACATCCTCCAGCTCACCTCTCAGCCATTCTATGCCGAGCCTGTGCGCGAGCGGCGCATAGATATCGAGAGTCTCGCGGGCAATTTCGACCTGCTTGTCCGGGGAAAGAAAATTGAGCGTCTGCATATTGTGGTACCTGTCGGCAAGCTTTATCAGGATCACCCTGATGTCTTTGCTCATGGCGAGGATCATCTTCCTGAAGTTCTCCACCCGTGAATCTTCCGAGGTCTTGAGGGGGATCTTGCTGATCTTGGTCACACCGTCGACAAGCTCTGCGATCTCTTTTCCGAAATACTCCTCGATCTCTTTCTTGTCCACATAAGAATCCTCCACCGTGTCGTGGAGTAACCCAGACGCGATGCTCGAAATGTCGAGGTTCATTCTGGTAAGTGTATAGGCCACCTCAAGGGGATGGATGAGGTACGGCTCACCGGAAAGCCTTGTCTGGCCTTTATGCGCCTTGGCGGAAAAAACATAGGCCCGCTGGAGAAGCTCCACGTCGGCCTGGGGATTATATTTTAGGACTTCATCAACGATGTCGTTAA
The sequence above is drawn from the Syntrophorhabdaceae bacterium genome and encodes:
- the rpmB gene encoding 50S ribosomal protein L28; this encodes MSRLCDMCGKGKLNGHNVSHANNKTKKEWMPNLQTVKIVQNGTTKRVKLCTKCIKKGNFQKAI
- a CDS encoding bifunctional (p)ppGpp synthetase/guanosine-3',5'-bis(diphosphate) 3'-pyrophosphohydrolase — translated: MIRFNDIVDEVLKYNPQADVELLQRAYVFSAKAHKGQTRLSGEPYLIHPLEVAYTLTRMNLDISSIASGLLHDTVEDSYVDKKEIEEYFGKEIAELVDGVTKISKIPLKTSEDSRVENFRKMILAMSKDIRVILIKLADRYHNMQTLNFLSPDKQVEIARETLDIYAPLAHRLGIEWLRGELEDVSFKYLKPAEYRLIAENIAQKRKQREEYIGEVIALLRQRFDLYHLQAEISGRAKRLYSIYRKMVQEGINVDDIYDITAFRVIVNDIKECYEALGLIHSFFKPIPGKFSDYIALPKGNMYQSLHTKVIGPHGEKIEIQIRTREMHKIAEEGIAAHWKYKEGKVFNPKEDRIFAWLRRIIEWQQELKDNKEFMEIFKIDLFPDEVYVFTPKGDVRELPKGATPVDLAYAIHSDLGHRCVGAKVNGKIVPLRYLLKSGDTVEILTNPSHRPSKDWLNFVTTSKAKTKIRQWIKTEQRERSIELGRTLVEKELAKHDINFNKFLKSPELQTITKDFGFETVEDLFAGVGYGLYTPLQVLSKVIPETEKASGIKHIIKTISRSKDNAIKVQGVDSLVVRFGKCCNPIPGDKIVGFITRGRGLTIHVEDCPNIHTYDEQRKIDVSWQLTKDFTYPVRLKVVGSDRKGLLSDISTTIASNKINIVSAQATAYPDRSAAGLYEVEIAHTGQLQKVIKSIQKIKGVRSVERVRGGSP